A region of Zootoca vivipara chromosome 15, rZooViv1.1, whole genome shotgun sequence DNA encodes the following proteins:
- the KCNJ1 gene encoding ATP-sensitive inward rectifier potassium channel 1: protein MLKYFQKHFAHLWVEHKRRRSRLVSKDGRCNIEFGNVEEQSRFVFLVDIWTTVLDLRWRYKMTIFISAFLGSWFLFGLLWYMVAYIHQDLPEFSPSINHTPCVDNINGLTSAFLFSLETQVTIGYGFRCVTEQCATAIFLLIIQSILGVIINSFMCGAILAKISRPKKRAKTITFSKNAVISKRGGKLCLLIRVANLRKSLLIGSHIYGKLLKTTITPEGETIILDQVNIDFVVDAGNENLFFISPLTIYHIIDKHSPFFHMTADTILQHDFELVVFLDGTVESTSATCQVRTSYIAEEVLWGYRFAPIVSKTKEGKYRVDFHNFGKPVEVETPHCAFCLYNEKDAKAKAKMGYDNLGFQIQGVGETNDTKM, encoded by the coding sequence AGTTTGGGAATGTAGAGGAACAGTCGAGATTTGTTTTCTTGGTTGACATCTGGACCACCGTCTTGGACCTCAGGTGGAGATATAAGATGACCATCTTCATCTCAGCCTTCTTAGGTAGCTGGTTCTTGTTTGGCCTTCTCTGGTACATGGTGGCCTACATACACCAGGATCTGCCAGAGTTCAGCCCTTCAATAAACCACACTCCGTGTGTTGACAACATAAATGGTTTGACgtctgctttcctcttctctctggAGACTCAGGTCACCATTGGCTACGGTTTCAGGTGTGTTACAGAACAGTGCGCCACTGCCATTTTCCTGCTGATCATTCAGTCTATCCTAGGGGTTATCATCAACTCGTTCATGTGTGGGGCCATCTTGGCCAAGATCTCTAGGCCCAAAAAGAGGGCAAAAACCATCACTTTCAGCAAGAATGCCGTTATCAGCAAGCGTGGCGGAAAGCTGTGTCTCCTCATCCGGGTGGCCAACCTCCGGAAAAGCCTTTTGATTGGGAGCCACATTTATGGCAAGCTCTTGAAAACCACCATCACACCTGAAGGGGAGACCATCATCTTGGACCAAGTCAACATAGACTTTGTAGTCGATGCCGGAAACGAGAATCTCTTCTTCATCTCCCCCTTGACCATCTACCACATCATTGACAAGCACAGCCCCTTCTTCCACATGACGGCAGACACCATCCTTCAACACGACTTTGAGCTGGTGGTGTTTCTAGATGGGACGGTGGAATCCACCAGTGCCACCTGCCAAGTGCGGACCTCTTACATCGCTGAGGAGGTGCTGTGGGGCTATCGCTTTGCTCCCATCGTCTCCAAGACCAAAGAAGGGAAGTACAGGGTGGACTTCCATAACTTTGGCAAACCTGTGGAGGTGGAGACCCCTCACTGTGCCTTCTGCCTTTACAACGAGAAAGATGCCAAAGCCAAAGCAAAGATGGGCTATGACAACCTCGGCTTCCAAATTCAAGGAGTCGGTGAAACCAATGACACAAAAATGTAA